The following coding sequences lie in one Saccharopolyspora hordei genomic window:
- a CDS encoding carbohydrate kinase family protein codes for MHFPGRFTDQLVAGNLEQVSLSFLVDDLVVRRGGAAANIAFALGLLGQRPVLIGAVGDDFADYRSWLERNGVDCSGVHVSEVAHTARFVCTTDEEFNQIASFYTGAMAEARNVELAPVIERAGVDLVLVGPNDPLAMLRHVDECRQRGYPFASDPSQQLARLDGEQVRQVVDGAEYLFTNEYEWGLLLQKTGWTEADVRELVGVRITTLGAKGAEVVGRDGVRLHVPAVPDRGRVDPTGVGDGFRAGFLAGVQSGLSWERAAQLGSLVAVHVLEVTGTQEWSLDHGRALRRFTDAYGAAAAADVAPMLS; via the coding sequence ATGCACTTCCCCGGCCGGTTCACCGACCAGCTCGTCGCCGGCAACCTGGAGCAGGTCTCGCTGAGCTTCCTGGTCGACGACCTCGTGGTGCGGCGGGGCGGGGCCGCGGCCAACATCGCCTTCGCGCTGGGCCTGCTGGGGCAGCGGCCGGTGCTCATCGGGGCGGTCGGTGACGACTTCGCCGACTACCGCTCCTGGCTGGAGCGCAACGGCGTGGACTGCTCGGGCGTGCACGTCTCGGAGGTCGCGCACACCGCCCGCTTCGTGTGCACCACCGACGAGGAGTTCAACCAGATCGCGTCGTTCTACACGGGCGCGATGGCCGAGGCGCGCAACGTCGAGCTGGCCCCGGTGATCGAGCGCGCCGGCGTGGACCTGGTGCTGGTCGGCCCGAACGACCCGCTGGCGATGCTGCGGCACGTCGACGAGTGCCGCCAGCGCGGCTACCCGTTCGCCAGCGACCCGTCGCAGCAGCTGGCCCGGTTGGACGGCGAGCAGGTGCGGCAGGTGGTCGACGGCGCGGAGTACCTGTTCACCAACGAGTACGAGTGGGGCCTGCTGCTGCAGAAGACCGGGTGGACCGAGGCCGACGTGCGGGAGCTTGTCGGCGTCCGGATCACCACGCTCGGCGCGAAGGGCGCGGAGGTCGTCGGTCGCGACGGCGTGCGGTTGCACGTGCCCGCGGTGCCGGACCGCGGCCGGGTCGACCCGACGGGGGTGGGCGACGGGTTCCGGGCGGGCTTCCTCGCCGGGGTGCAGAGCGGGCTGTCCTGGGAGCGGGCCGCGCAGCTCGGGTCGCTGGTCGCGGTGCACGTCCTGGAGGTGACCGGGACGCAGGAGTGGTCGCTGGACCACGGTCGTGCGCTGCGCCGCTTCACCGACGCCTACGGGGCCGCCGCGGCGGCGGACGTGGCCCCGATGTTGTCGTAG
- a CDS encoding RNA-binding S4 domain-containing protein, with amino-acid sequence MREVEIRDGAIRLGQLLKLAGLVEHGAEAKEVLEEGLVQVNGEVETRRGKQVTAGDEVTLGDETVRIVNR; translated from the coding sequence ATGCGCGAAGTGGAGATCCGGGACGGCGCGATCCGGCTCGGCCAGCTGCTGAAGCTGGCGGGACTGGTCGAGCACGGCGCGGAGGCGAAGGAAGTTCTGGAGGAGGGCTTGGTGCAGGTCAACGGCGAGGTCGAGACCCGCCGCGGCAAGCAGGTGACCGCGGGCGACGAGGTCACCCTCGGCGACGAGACGGTCCGGATCGTCAACCGCTGA
- a CDS encoding HesB/IscA family protein, producing MTAPNTTTESEAPAHGVTLTDAAAKKAKALLEQEGRDDMHLRIAVQPGGCAGLRYQLFFDERTLDGDARREFDGLGVVVDRMSAPYLEGAVIDFVDSIEKQGFTIDNPNAGGSCACGDSFH from the coding sequence ATGACCGCCCCGAACACCACGACCGAGAGCGAGGCGCCCGCCCACGGTGTCACGTTGACCGACGCGGCGGCCAAGAAGGCCAAGGCCCTGCTGGAGCAGGAGGGTCGCGACGACATGCACCTGCGCATCGCCGTCCAGCCGGGTGGCTGTGCGGGGCTGCGGTACCAGCTCTTCTTCGACGAGCGCACCCTCGACGGCGACGCGCGGCGGGAGTTCGACGGCCTGGGCGTCGTCGTCGACCGGATGAGCGCCCCGTACCTGGAGGGCGCGGTCATCGACTTCGTCGACTCCATCGAGAAGCAGGGCTTCACCATCGACAACCCGAACGCGGGCGGGTCGTGCGCCTGCGGCGACTCGTTCCACTGA
- a CDS encoding DUF3043 domain-containing protein: protein MRFLRRSSTEQADSPESENEAAQSSAEHAPNHTPKKGRPTPKRRDAEGRRRGPVPPPPKTQREAIKRARANKEERRAAARERRERMMQGDDRYLMPRDKGPVRAYVRDLVDTRRHLMGLFMPLVLVVFVSTLSQNLLVQQYATLFCMALLIMMIVEGTMLGRYVNKRVRAKFPDAKDGSFALGWYAFTRAMQIRKLRVPRPRYTPKDIAKLS, encoded by the coding sequence GTGAGGTTCCTTCGCCGCAGCAGCACTGAGCAGGCCGACAGCCCGGAGTCTGAGAACGAGGCTGCCCAGTCCTCAGCGGAGCACGCCCCCAACCACACTCCCAAGAAGGGGCGCCCCACCCCGAAGCGCCGGGACGCCGAGGGGCGGCGCCGCGGCCCGGTCCCGCCGCCGCCGAAGACGCAGCGCGAGGCGATCAAGCGTGCGCGCGCCAACAAGGAGGAGCGGCGCGCCGCCGCCCGGGAGCGGCGCGAGCGGATGATGCAGGGCGACGACCGCTACCTGATGCCCCGCGACAAGGGCCCGGTGCGCGCCTACGTCCGCGACCTGGTCGACACCCGGCGCCACCTGATGGGCCTCTTCATGCCGCTGGTGCTGGTGGTGTTCGTCAGCACCCTGTCGCAGAACCTCCTGGTGCAGCAGTACGCGACCCTGTTCTGCATGGCCCTGCTGATCATGATGATCGTCGAGGGCACCATGCTGGGCCGCTACGTCAACAAGCGCGTCCGCGCCAAGTTCCCGGACGCCAAGGACGGGTCCTTCGCCCTGGGCTGGTACGCCTTCACCCGGGCGATGCAGATCCGCAAGCTCCGCGTCCCGCGCCCCCGCTACACCCCCAAGGACATCGCCAAGCTCAGCTGA
- the cobU gene encoding bifunctional adenosylcobinamide kinase/adenosylcobinamide-phosphate guanylyltransferase — MVRTLVLGGARSGKSAHAEGLVDGDAAVTYVATARRVEGDREWDERIAAHVARRPDHWRTAEAPDTESLCRVLAEAPAGSSVLVDDLATWLTGVLDDAGAWDRDAAAMEVVAGRCAELVDAVTGCAGRLVVVSAEVGLGVVPATRSGRLFRDELGALNARLAEVCDEVVLLVAGLPLRLR, encoded by the coding sequence GTGGTGCGCACGTTGGTGCTCGGTGGGGCGCGGTCCGGCAAGTCCGCGCACGCCGAAGGGCTCGTCGACGGGGACGCGGCGGTCACCTACGTGGCCACCGCCCGGCGGGTCGAGGGCGACCGCGAGTGGGACGAGCGGATCGCCGCCCACGTCGCCCGGCGGCCGGACCACTGGCGGACCGCGGAGGCGCCGGACACCGAGTCGCTGTGCCGGGTGCTGGCGGAGGCTCCCGCCGGTTCGTCCGTGCTGGTCGACGACCTCGCCACCTGGTTGACCGGGGTGCTCGACGACGCCGGGGCCTGGGACCGGGACGCGGCCGCGATGGAGGTCGTGGCCGGGCGGTGCGCCGAGCTGGTCGACGCCGTCACCGGCTGCGCCGGACGGCTGGTGGTCGTCTCCGCCGAGGTCGGGTTGGGCGTCGTCCCGGCCACCCGGTCTGGGAGGCTGTTCCGGGACGAGCTCGGGGCGCTCAACGCCCGGCTGGCCGAGGTGTGCGACGAGGTCGTCCTGCTCGTCGCCGGTCTCCCGCTCCGACTGCGCTGA
- the cobT gene encoding nicotinate-nucleotide--dimethylbenzimidazole phosphoribosyltransferase, whose product MPDQNEISFPAVPAPDEQAQRQAVARHEQLTKPAGSLGRLEELGVWVAARQGLCPPRPFTRPRVVVFAGDHGVAEHGVSAYPSEVTSQMVSNFLAGGAAVNVLSAAAGATVRVVDMAVNADTPPVVSAHKVRRSSGAIDREDALTDAEVRAALTAGRTIADEEIDSGADLLIAGDMGIGNTTPAAVLIAALTGTEPVAVVGRGTGIDDNAWMRKTAAIRDALRRARKVLDDPVALLRTSAGADIAALTGFLAQAAVRRTPVLLDGVVVGAAALVAEELAPGARQWWLAGHRSAEPGGPLVLDHLDLTPVLDLQMRLGEGSGALTALPVVMAATRVLGEMATFAEAGVGGPTGAEATGPKS is encoded by the coding sequence TTGCCCGACCAGAACGAGATCAGCTTCCCGGCGGTGCCTGCCCCGGACGAGCAGGCCCAGCGCCAGGCGGTCGCCCGGCACGAGCAGCTGACCAAGCCCGCGGGCTCGCTGGGACGGCTGGAGGAGCTGGGGGTCTGGGTCGCCGCCCGGCAGGGGCTCTGCCCGCCGCGGCCGTTCACCCGCCCGCGGGTCGTCGTCTTCGCCGGGGACCACGGCGTCGCCGAGCACGGCGTCTCCGCCTACCCCAGCGAGGTGACCAGCCAGATGGTCTCGAACTTCCTGGCCGGCGGTGCCGCGGTCAACGTGCTCTCCGCCGCTGCGGGCGCGACCGTGCGGGTCGTGGACATGGCCGTCAACGCCGACACCCCGCCGGTGGTCAGCGCGCACAAGGTCCGGCGCTCCTCCGGGGCCATCGACCGCGAGGACGCCCTCACCGACGCCGAGGTGCGGGCCGCGCTCACCGCGGGGCGGACCATCGCCGACGAGGAGATCGACTCCGGCGCCGACCTGCTCATCGCCGGCGACATGGGCATCGGCAACACCACGCCCGCCGCGGTGCTCATCGCGGCGCTCACCGGGACCGAGCCGGTGGCGGTCGTCGGCCGCGGCACCGGCATCGACGACAACGCCTGGATGCGCAAGACCGCGGCGATCCGCGACGCGCTGCGCCGGGCCCGCAAGGTGCTCGACGACCCGGTGGCGCTGCTGCGCACCTCCGCCGGAGCCGACATCGCCGCGCTCACCGGGTTCCTCGCCCAGGCCGCGGTCCGCCGCACGCCCGTGCTGCTGGACGGCGTCGTGGTGGGCGCGGCCGCGCTGGTGGCCGAGGAGCTCGCGCCGGGCGCGCGGCAGTGGTGGCTGGCCGGGCACCGCTCCGCCGAGCCGGGCGGGCCGCTGGTGCTCGACCACCTCGACCTGACGCCGGTGCTGGACCTGCAGATGCGGCTGGGTGAGGGCTCCGGGGCGCTGACCGCGCTGCCGGTGGTGATGGCCGCGACGCGGGTGCTGGGCGAGATGGCGACGTTCGCCGAAGCCGGTGTCGGCGGCCCGACCGGAGCCGAGGCCACCGGCCCGAAGTCGTGA
- the cobS gene encoding adenosylcobinamide-GDP ribazoletransferase, with product MTPDGLRLAVSWLSVLPVRAGRVDDATCRQAIAAAPLVGALVGGTGALALWGLSALGAPPLLAGLLTVAVLVLVTRGMHVDGLADTVDGLGCYGPPERALAVMRDGGAGPFAVVALVLVLGVQAVSLAEVSADPLVLVLACAVGRAGFVLCCRRGVLSARPEGMGALVAGSQPTWLVAAWWLVLLAAAVAVDWRVALAVAVAAGLLLALTHHVQRRFGGITGDVLGAASELATTTVLVGAALT from the coding sequence GTGACCCCGGACGGCCTCCGCCTGGCCGTTTCGTGGCTGAGCGTGCTGCCGGTGCGCGCCGGCCGCGTCGACGACGCCACCTGCCGCCAGGCGATCGCCGCCGCTCCCCTGGTCGGCGCACTGGTGGGCGGGACCGGCGCGCTGGCGCTGTGGGGGCTGTCCGCGCTCGGTGCGCCCCCGCTGCTGGCCGGGCTGCTGACCGTGGCGGTGCTGGTGCTGGTCACCCGGGGCATGCACGTGGACGGGCTGGCCGACACGGTGGACGGCCTGGGCTGCTACGGACCGCCGGAGCGCGCGCTGGCCGTGATGCGCGACGGCGGCGCGGGCCCGTTCGCGGTGGTCGCGCTGGTGCTGGTGCTGGGTGTGCAGGCGGTGAGCCTCGCCGAGGTCTCCGCCGACCCGCTGGTGCTCGTCCTGGCGTGCGCGGTCGGCCGGGCGGGCTTCGTGCTGTGCTGCCGGCGGGGCGTGCTGTCCGCCCGCCCGGAGGGCATGGGCGCGCTGGTGGCGGGCAGCCAGCCGACGTGGCTCGTCGCGGCCTGGTGGCTGGTGCTGCTCGCGGCGGCGGTCGCCGTCGACTGGCGCGTGGCGCTCGCGGTCGCCGTGGCCGCGGGGCTGCTGCTCGCCCTCACCCACCACGTCCAGCGGCGCTTCGGCGGGATCACCGGCGACGTCCTCGGCGCGGCCTCCGAACTCGCCACCACGACGGTCCTCGTCGGCGCCGCCCTCACCTGA
- a CDS encoding branched-chain amino acid aminotransferase, with product MTEALSFTRTTNPQPASDERRAEVLANPGFGRHFTDHMVTIRWTEDRGWHDARVEPYHSLELDPATSVLHYAQAIFEGLKAYRQPDGSIAAFRPDANARRFRDSAKRIAMAELPEELFLESLRQLVAVDGAWVPSGGESSLYFRPFMIATEVGLGVNNPSNAYLYAVIASPSGSYFSGGIKPVTVWLSHEYVRAAPGGTGAAKFAGNYAASFAAQAEAVKQGCDQVVWLDACERHVVEEMGGMNLFFVFGSGADARLVTPELSGSLLPGVTRSSLLELGRELGMQVEERKVTVEEWEKKAATGELTEVFACGTAAVITPVGHVKHRDGEFTIADGGPGEITMKLREKLTGIQHGTVADTHGWMTKLG from the coding sequence ATGACTGAAGCGCTGTCTTTCACCCGGACCACCAACCCGCAACCGGCCAGCGACGAGCGGCGTGCGGAAGTATTGGCCAATCCGGGGTTCGGACGGCACTTCACCGACCACATGGTGACCATCCGCTGGACCGAGGACCGTGGCTGGCACGACGCCCGCGTCGAGCCCTACCACTCGCTCGAGCTGGACCCGGCGACCTCCGTCCTGCACTACGCGCAGGCGATCTTCGAGGGCCTCAAGGCCTACCGGCAGCCCGACGGTTCCATCGCGGCGTTCCGGCCGGACGCCAACGCGCGGCGGTTCCGGGACTCCGCCAAGCGGATCGCGATGGCCGAGCTGCCGGAAGAGCTGTTCCTCGAGTCCTTGCGCCAGCTGGTCGCGGTGGACGGTGCCTGGGTGCCCAGCGGCGGGGAGAGCTCGCTCTACTTCCGGCCGTTCATGATCGCCACTGAGGTCGGCCTGGGGGTCAACAACCCGTCCAACGCCTACCTGTACGCCGTGATCGCCTCGCCGTCCGGCTCGTACTTCTCCGGCGGCATCAAGCCGGTCACCGTGTGGCTGAGCCACGAGTACGTGCGCGCGGCGCCCGGTGGCACCGGTGCGGCCAAGTTCGCGGGCAACTACGCCGCGTCCTTCGCCGCGCAGGCCGAGGCCGTCAAGCAGGGCTGCGACCAGGTGGTCTGGCTCGACGCGTGCGAGCGGCACGTGGTCGAGGAGATGGGCGGCATGAACCTGTTCTTCGTGTTCGGCTCCGGCGCCGACGCCCGTCTGGTGACTCCCGAGCTCAGCGGCAGCCTGCTGCCCGGCGTGACCCGCTCGTCGCTGCTGGAGCTGGGGCGTGAGCTCGGCATGCAGGTCGAGGAGCGCAAGGTGACGGTCGAGGAGTGGGAGAAGAAGGCCGCGACCGGCGAGCTCACCGAGGTCTTCGCCTGCGGCACCGCGGCGGTGATCACCCCGGTCGGCCACGTCAAGCACCGCGACGGTGAGTTCACCATCGCCGACGGCGGGCCGGGCGAGATCACGATGAAGCTGCGCGAGAAGCTCACCGGCATCCAGCACGGCACGGTGGCGGACACCCACGGCTGGATGACCAAGCTCGGCTGA
- a CDS encoding DUF402 domain-containing protein, with product MLNANVGTLPLQPIREPVWLPGEEALYSFWRLDGSLGTVHPARVVEDDGDQMLCWVLDGTPIRITTSPDGRAPREMPLHERFNGPRVPAKSTWRGTSTLRLVYEHRWASVWWFFDADGTFRNWYVNLEVPLGRDELGVRRVDGVLDVEVFPDGSWQWKDENELADAMAAGRFDRWHLKRLRAEGERMIALAEARLFPFDGTHCDARPDPKWALPSLPDGLLRD from the coding sequence ATGCTGAACGCGAACGTGGGCACCCTTCCGTTGCAACCCATACGAGAACCGGTCTGGCTCCCCGGCGAGGAAGCGCTCTACAGCTTCTGGCGTCTTGACGGCTCGCTGGGCACCGTCCACCCCGCACGGGTCGTCGAGGACGACGGCGACCAGATGCTGTGCTGGGTCCTGGACGGCACCCCGATCCGGATCACCACCTCGCCGGACGGCCGTGCGCCGCGCGAGATGCCGCTGCACGAGCGCTTCAACGGCCCGCGGGTGCCCGCGAAGTCGACCTGGCGCGGCACCTCGACGCTGCGCCTGGTCTACGAGCACCGGTGGGCGTCGGTGTGGTGGTTCTTCGACGCCGACGGGACCTTCCGCAACTGGTACGTCAACCTCGAGGTGCCGCTCGGCCGCGACGAGCTGGGCGTGCGGCGCGTGGACGGCGTGCTGGACGTCGAGGTGTTCCCGGACGGGTCGTGGCAGTGGAAGGACGAGAACGAGCTGGCCGACGCGATGGCCGCCGGCCGGTTCGACCGCTGGCACCTCAAGCGGTTGCGGGCCGAGGGCGAGCGGATGATCGCGCTCGCCGAAGCGCGGCTGTTCCCGTTCGACGGGACCCACTGCGACGCCCGGCCCGATCCGAAGTGGGCGCTGCCGTCCCTGCCGGACGGACTGCTGCGGGACTGA
- a CDS encoding amino acid permease, with protein MAQQVESSGRLSSGAGAVPLVLSGMLGAGVLVGPSPAAAAAGMWSPFGLLVAVLTAACAASATAHQAAAYRGPAPADACVRGRMGLLPARVAASAHLAGQVAALAAVARVLGDFLLPGSAPVVASVAVLLVVLAATTGLRIRGAAAWTWLVLTGAVLGLVVVTCFAIDPVPPLPAGAAPEDSAVGITGAAGVLFFAFLGFERLTSPAEGRDRVPPAVVKRGVVVSFAVVSAVLAVVTAALVHQLGWSRLALSPTPVRDVLAAAAASELAPLVGAGAAVALLPVLLAALESARSTALGLVRDGDLPRGLERRSRAGTPFLVDVGVGVAAVAVALLVEPVAAMAFASCSLLVHCAFANAGARLLLADEGGWPMRAACLGMGLSVVIAMSMPISAMLATLVVVVVGPLATGGVSRRWR; from the coding sequence GTGGCCCAACAGGTGGAATCGAGCGGCCGGCTGTCCTCGGGCGCCGGAGCGGTCCCGCTGGTGCTCAGCGGGATGCTCGGTGCCGGTGTGCTCGTAGGACCGTCGCCCGCGGCAGCCGCGGCCGGGATGTGGTCGCCGTTCGGGCTGCTGGTCGCGGTGCTGACCGCGGCCTGCGCGGCCTCGGCGACCGCGCACCAGGCGGCCGCCTACCGCGGGCCCGCACCGGCCGACGCGTGCGTCCGGGGACGGATGGGCCTGCTGCCCGCGCGCGTCGCCGCCAGCGCGCACCTGGCCGGGCAGGTCGCCGCCCTGGCCGCGGTCGCGCGCGTGCTGGGGGACTTCCTGCTGCCCGGCTCGGCGCCGGTGGTGGCCTCGGTGGCGGTCCTGCTCGTGGTGCTCGCGGCGACGACCGGACTGCGGATCCGCGGGGCCGCGGCGTGGACGTGGCTGGTGCTGACCGGCGCGGTGCTGGGCCTGGTGGTCGTCACGTGCTTCGCCATCGACCCCGTCCCGCCGCTGCCGGCCGGCGCCGCGCCCGAGGACAGCGCGGTGGGCATCACCGGGGCGGCCGGGGTGCTGTTCTTCGCCTTCCTCGGCTTCGAGCGGCTGACCTCGCCGGCCGAGGGCCGCGACCGGGTCCCGCCGGCAGTGGTCAAGCGCGGTGTCGTGGTGTCGTTCGCCGTGGTCAGCGCAGTGCTGGCGGTGGTGACGGCGGCGCTGGTGCACCAGCTCGGCTGGTCGCGGCTGGCGCTGTCGCCGACCCCGGTCCGTGACGTCCTGGCCGCCGCGGCGGCGTCCGAGCTCGCGCCGCTGGTCGGCGCCGGTGCCGCGGTGGCGCTGCTCCCGGTGCTGCTGGCCGCGCTGGAGTCCGCCCGGTCCACGGCGCTGGGCCTGGTGCGGGACGGGGACCTGCCGCGCGGGCTGGAGCGGCGCAGCCGCGCGGGCACGCCCTTCCTGGTGGACGTCGGCGTCGGGGTCGCCGCGGTCGCGGTCGCGCTGCTGGTCGAGCCCGTGGCGGCGATGGCCTTCGCCTCGTGCAGCCTGCTGGTGCACTGCGCCTTCGCCAACGCCGGAGCCCGGTTGCTGCTGGCCGACGAGGGCGGCTGGCCGATGCGCGCGGCCTGCCTGGGCATGGGGCTCTCCGTCGTCATCGCGATGAGCATGCCGATTTCTGCGATGCTTGCAACGCTTGTTGTCGTTGTTGTCGGTCCTTTGGCGACGGGAGGTGTGTCCCGTCGCTGGAGATGA
- a CDS encoding leucyl aminopeptidase, whose protein sequence is MTTPKLTLTDTAVTKLAVDALIVGTVQDGDGLQLAPGTEQVAAAFDGDLRQVLTSLGATGKGDEVVKLPAGGKFRASVLVATGLGKVGTDGPTGEQVRRASGAAARALTGVERAATTLSAVDLSAAVQGTVLGAYAFTGYKSNSGDAPVSEVEFVVDDAKADANVHALKGATAIGEAVNTARDLINTPPNDLYPASFAERASELGRSVGLEVEVLDDAALRKQGFGGILGVGSGSSRPPRLVRLRHKGPKAAKKVALVGKGITFDTGGISIKPGPGMEEMTSDMSGAASVVATMVLAARLNYPLDITATVPMAENMPSGTAYRPGDVLTMYGGKTVEVLNTDAEGRLVLVDAITRACEDEPDYLIETSTLTGAQVVALGKRTPGVMGSDEFRDRVARLSQAVGEGGWPMPLPEELRSDLDSKLADLANITGHRWGGMLAAGVFLREFVADGVEWAHIDIAGPAYNSSGPWGYTPKGGTGVPVRTLAAVLADIADHG, encoded by the coding sequence GTGACAACCCCGAAACTCACGCTCACCGACACCGCGGTGACCAAGCTGGCCGTGGACGCGCTCATCGTCGGCACCGTGCAGGACGGCGACGGCCTGCAGCTCGCGCCCGGCACCGAGCAGGTCGCCGCGGCGTTCGACGGAGACCTGCGCCAGGTGCTGACCTCGCTGGGCGCCACCGGGAAGGGGGACGAGGTCGTCAAGCTGCCCGCCGGCGGGAAGTTCCGCGCCTCGGTCCTGGTCGCGACCGGACTGGGCAAGGTGGGCACCGACGGGCCGACCGGCGAGCAGGTGCGCCGCGCGTCCGGTGCGGCCGCCCGCGCGCTGACCGGTGTGGAGCGTGCCGCCACCACGCTGTCCGCTGTGGACCTGTCGGCCGCGGTGCAGGGCACCGTGCTGGGCGCGTACGCCTTCACCGGCTACAAGTCGAACTCCGGTGACGCCCCGGTGTCCGAAGTGGAGTTCGTGGTCGACGACGCCAAGGCGGACGCCAACGTGCACGCGCTCAAGGGCGCCACCGCGATCGGCGAGGCGGTCAACACCGCGCGCGACCTGATCAACACCCCGCCCAACGACCTGTACCCGGCGTCCTTCGCCGAGCGGGCCAGCGAGCTCGGCCGCTCCGTCGGCCTCGAGGTCGAGGTGCTCGACGACGCCGCGCTGCGCAAGCAGGGCTTCGGCGGCATCCTCGGCGTCGGCTCGGGCTCGTCCCGCCCGCCGCGGCTGGTGCGCCTGCGGCACAAGGGGCCGAAGGCCGCCAAGAAGGTCGCGCTGGTCGGCAAGGGCATCACCTTCGACACCGGCGGCATCTCGATCAAGCCGGGCCCCGGCATGGAGGAGATGACCTCGGACATGTCCGGTGCGGCGTCGGTGGTCGCCACCATGGTGCTGGCGGCCCGGCTGAACTACCCGCTGGACATCACCGCGACCGTGCCGATGGCCGAGAACATGCCCTCCGGCACCGCCTACCGCCCCGGCGACGTGCTGACCATGTACGGCGGCAAGACCGTCGAGGTGCTCAACACCGACGCCGAGGGCCGGCTGGTCCTGGTCGACGCGATCACCCGCGCGTGCGAGGACGAGCCGGACTACCTCATCGAGACGTCCACGCTGACCGGCGCGCAGGTCGTGGCGCTGGGCAAGCGCACGCCGGGCGTGATGGGCAGCGACGAGTTCCGCGACCGGGTGGCGCGGCTGTCGCAGGCCGTCGGTGAGGGCGGCTGGCCGATGCCGCTGCCCGAGGAGCTGCGCAGCGACCTGGACTCCAAGCTCGCCGACCTGGCCAACATCACCGGGCACCGCTGGGGCGGCATGCTCGCGGCGGGCGTCTTCCTCCGGGAGTTCGTGGCCGACGGCGTGGAGTGGGCGCACATCGACATCGCGGGTCCGGCGTACAACAGCTCCGGTCCGTGGGGCTACACCCCGAAGGGCGGCACCGGCGTCCCGGTCCGCACCCTGGCCGCGGTCCTCGCGGACATCGCCGACCACGGCTGA